Below is a window of Halomicrobium mukohataei DSM 12286 DNA.
GCTACCGGGTGTATCAACGGTATCTGTGTAAGAATTGCGGTCGCACGTTCAACGACAAGACCGACACGATCTTCGCTCACTCGAAGCTGAAGCTCAAAGAATGGTACTTCACGATCTACGTGTTCTTACGGTTCAACACGAGTATTCGGCAAATCGAGGCAGAGCTTGATTGTTCCTACCGGACGGTGAGACGGCACGTCGAGCAGTTCGCCAGAACTCTCGACGCGCCTTCGATTACGCTGTCTGGACCGGTCGAAATCGACGAAGTGTACGTCTCTGCTGGTCTCAAAGGCCGCGAGCGTGACCAGGAGTCGCGCTCGCGTGGCCTGTCCACGCGTGGACGGGGATCGTACGACGGCGACAAACCGCCGGTGTTCACGCTCGTCGATCGTGGTTCGGACGAGCGGTACGTCGTGCCAGCGAAATCCGCTGACGAATCGACCGTTCGACTCCTGCTTGCTGACCACGAAGAGGAGTCACTGACCGTCTATACGGACGGATTTCGGGCCTACGACCCACTAGAAGACGACGACTCATTCACCCGCAAATACGTCGTCCACAGCGACGGTGAATACGCTGATGGCGAAGTACACGTCAACGGCTGCGAGAGCCACGCGTCGCTGACGCGACGGTGGCTCTCGCCCCAT
It encodes the following:
- a CDS encoding IS1595 family transposase — its product is MFPISRFVSESAAADLLEQVRWRDGVECPRCRSDLTVRNGSYRVYQRYLCKNCGRTFNDKTDTIFAHSKLKLKEWYFTIYVFLRFNTSIRQIEAELDCSYRTVRRHVEQFARTLDAPSITLSGPVEIDEVYVSAGLKGRERDQESRSRGLSTRGRGSYDGDKPPVFTLVDRGSDERYVVPAKSADESTVRLLLADHEEESLTVYTDGFRAYDPLEDDDSFTRKYVVHSDGEYADGEVHVNGCESHASLTRRWLSPHRGVSKDKLTPYLRAFELRRELYRKPGDEALKHALNAAL